In Pirellulales bacterium, the DNA window ATGGCGCTCTTTCGGCGCTTTTGGGGGTCTTCCCCGTTTGGATTCCATGCCTGAATAATACCGGTAAAAAAGTCGCCGTCAAGCTATTGACCATCTAGTTATTTACCGGTAAACTAATCGCATGAGTTGGGAGTAATGAGCCCAACAAAAAAACCCCGAGTCAGCCCGGCAAGGCCGACACGGGGGACGAACAAACCAGGCTTTCGCTAGGTTGGTCCAGACAACCGCATTCTAGCGAGAGCCGCAATCGAAAGCGACTCCGCCGTGATAGTTTGTGCCCACGCTGACGCCAAGAAAAACGGTAAAGACCGACACGGAAACCAGCGGTACAAGTGCGTCCTATGCGGCAAGCGGTTCTCCGAGGAAACGCCCAAGCCGCTCGGCCCGATGCGAATTGACTTGGACAAGGCCAAGCTGGCACTACGAATGCTCACCGAAGGCATGAGCGTGCGGGCCACGGAGCGCACCACTGGCATTAACCGCAACACGCTGTGCAAGCTGATTGTGCTGTTCGGTGACGCCTGCCGTGCCTTCCTGGATCGCAATATGCAAGGCCTGAATCTGACGCACTTGGAATTCGATGAGCAGTGGACGTGGGTTGGCCGAAAACAGGCGCGCCTTACTGTCACGGAGAAAGCTGAAAAGTTCGACGTGGGGGACGTTTATATCTGGACGTGCATCGACCAGAAAACGAAGCTGCTGCCCTCATTTCGCTTAGGCAAGCGATCGGCCGACAACGCACGCCGTTTTATGATGGACGTTGCCAGCCGCCTGAACATGCCCAAGCCACACGCCAGCGACGCGCACGCCTTCAAGGCCGAAGGCTATCAGCCGGTAGTCCAGATCAGCACTGACGGCTTCCAGGCATATCCTGAGGCCGTGGACTTGGCGTTCGGTCCCTACGTTCGCTACGGCACGATAATCAAGGAGTACCGCAACGCGCACATGATCTACACGCCGAGCGAAATGGTTGGCACGAAGCGCACTGGCATAAGGGGCATAGGGCGCCGGCAGGAACGCACGATAACCACCAGCCACGTTGAAAGGCTGAACGGCACTCAGCGGGTATTCCTCAAGCGGTTGAATCGCCTCACGTACTGCTTCTCAAAGAAGCTCCGCAATCTGGAAGCCGCCTTCGCCATGTTTGCGGCCTACTACAACTACTGCTGGCAGACTCGCAAGCCGGGTAAGAGCGGTCAGAAGCGGCCGACTGCCTGTATGATGGCGGGGCTGACCGGGCACGTCTGGAGCTTTGATGAGTTATTTGATGCTGTCTTAGCGAATTAGGAACGCTCCAAATGAATGATAAACCACGAAAACCGGGCGACATCTCAGCGAAAGAAGCGGTGGTTTTAGTCGCGATCCTATTGGCAATAATGATCCTAAACGCGGTGTTCCTGGGAGGAACGCCATACTTCGCGGTCGTCTGCGGCCTGAGCGCGGCAATCTTCGTTGTCTATTACGCCATTAAGAATCGTGGATTCCCGCCGCGCAATAAGTAGCACCACACTGTTAAGACACTACCAGCTGGCGGGCTGGCGTTGCGAGCTTGACCAGGATTGCTATATTTAAATAACGTCTAACTTGCCAAATTGGCAGCATATTTTCGGCGGCCCGGGTGTGGCTCTGCGCCTAGGGTTGTCTTGGTCTTGCCTTCCAGGAGGCTCCCGTAATGCCGCTAGGTGTCGATTCGAACGTCAACGTCAAGGAACTTGTCGTCTCCAGCACTCTGTTCGGCCCTAAAGAGGTCCAGCAGATCAAGGATTCGATCGCGGCCGATTTCTCGAACTACCGCAGTCTGCGCGAGGCGGTGCAAGAGCTCGAGTCCGTGCCGGCGCAATCACCTGCCTCGGCGGCCAAGCTGGGCGTTTGCTACTTCCTGCTGGGCCGCTACCGGCTGGCGGACGAAATGCTCAAGTCGGCCGACGGCGGTGCTCTCGCCCTGTTCTACCTGGGACGGACATTTGCAGCACGCCGGCAGTTCCCCGAAGCCATCAAGGCCTTTCAGGACGCATCTAAGGCGGGTTACGACCGTGACGAGTGTGCTTTGGCACAGTCCGAAGCACAGCGCAGTTCCGGCGCGCCGACCGAAGCCATGACCACGCTGGATCAATTGTCGGGTGCTGTCGAACAAACTGCCGAATACCTGTATCAACGGGGCGCCACCGTGGCGGCCTTGGGTGGTAATCCGCAGGAAGTCGTCGCGCTATTCGAACGGGCCGTCGACACCAATCCACGTCACCCAGGCGCGCTGTTCGGCTTGGCACTAGAGAACGACCGCCGCGGAAATGATGAAACAGCTCTGGATCTTTATCAGCGCTCGGCGGCCCAATTTCCGGCGCACATCGGTTCGCTGTTGAACCTGGGCATTCTTTATGAGGATCGCCAGCAGTACGAGCGTGCCCGGCAGTGCTACCAACGGATCCTGGAAAACTATCCCAACCATCCGCGTGCTCGGCTGTTCTTTCGCGACGCTCAGGCTGCGGGAGACATGTTCTACGACGAAGACGCGCAACGTCGTCGCGACCGCCTCAGCCAGGTGCTGACGATGCCGGTTACCGACTTCGAGTTGTCGGTCCGCAGCCGCAATTGCCTGCAGAAGATGGGGCTGA includes these proteins:
- a CDS encoding DNA-directed RNA polymerase subunit alpha C-terminal domain-containing protein: MPLGVDSNVNVKELVVSSTLFGPKEVQQIKDSIAADFSNYRSLREAVQELESVPAQSPASAAKLGVCYFLLGRYRLADEMLKSADGGALALFYLGRTFAARRQFPEAIKAFQDASKAGYDRDECALAQSEAQRSSGAPTEAMTTLDQLSGAVEQTAEYLYQRGATVAALGGNPQEVVALFERAVDTNPRHPGALFGLALENDRRGNDETALDLYQRSAAQFPAHIGSLLNLGILYEDRQQYERARQCYQRILENYPNHPRARLFFRDAQAAGDMFYDEDAQRRRDRLSQVLTMPVTDFELSVRSRNCLQKMGLMTLGDLARTSEQELLASKNFGETSLVEIKEMLASKGLELGQLAAEKQTMRGGYEPEVMSPDEQALLGRPIADLNLSVRARKCMIRLGISTIGELVRRTGDELLECKNFGVTSLNEVREKLTGHAIKLRGD